A region of Burkholderiales bacterium JOSHI_001 DNA encodes the following proteins:
- a CDS encoding tRNA-N(6)-(isopentenyl)adenosine-37 thiotransferase enzyme MiaB (PFAM: TRAM domain; Radical SAM superfamily; Uncharacterized protein family UPF0004~TIGRFAM: tRNA-N(6)-(isopentenyl)adenosine-37 thiotransferase enzyme MiaB; radical SAM methylthiotransferase, MiaB/RimO family), with product MSGKKKVFIRTFGCQMNEYDSDKMADVMGAAEGYEPTTDVEEADLILFNTCSVREKAQEKVFSDLGRVKHLKKKGVLIGVGGCVASQEGAAIIERAPYVDVVFGPQTLHRLPQMLEKRVSLGRPQVDISFPEIEKFDHLPPARVEGASAFVSIMEGCSKYCAYCVVPYTRGEEVSRPFEDVLTEVAGLTDQGVKEITLLGQNVNAYRGRMGGTADMADFALLLEYVAEIPGVERIRYTTSHPNEFTQRLIDVYAKLPQLVNHLHLPVQHGSDRILAAMKRGYTTLEYKSTLRKLRAVRPDISLSSDFIVGYPGETEDDHAKTLKLIEDIGFDASFSFVFSPRPGTPAAALTDDTPQALKLKRLQQLQALLESNVRRISASREGTVQRILVEGPSRKDPNELMGRTECNRIVNFAGAARLVGQMVDVRITQALPHSLRGEVLVREGVTAA from the coding sequence ATGAGCGGGAAGAAGAAGGTCTTCATCCGCACCTTCGGCTGCCAGATGAACGAGTACGACTCGGACAAGATGGCCGACGTGATGGGTGCCGCCGAAGGCTACGAACCCACCACCGACGTGGAAGAAGCCGACCTCATCCTGTTCAACACCTGCTCGGTGCGCGAGAAGGCGCAGGAGAAGGTGTTTTCTGACCTGGGCCGCGTGAAGCACCTGAAGAAAAAGGGCGTGCTCATCGGCGTGGGCGGCTGCGTGGCCAGCCAGGAAGGCGCGGCCATCATCGAGCGCGCGCCTTATGTGGACGTGGTGTTCGGCCCGCAGACCCTGCACCGCCTGCCGCAGATGCTGGAAAAGCGCGTGTCGCTCGGCCGCCCGCAGGTGGACATCAGCTTCCCCGAGATTGAAAAGTTCGACCACCTGCCGCCGGCGCGGGTGGAGGGCGCGTCGGCCTTCGTGTCCATCATGGAAGGCTGCTCCAAGTACTGCGCCTATTGCGTGGTGCCCTACACCCGCGGTGAAGAGGTCAGCCGCCCCTTCGAGGACGTGCTGACCGAAGTGGCCGGCCTGACCGACCAGGGGGTGAAGGAGATCACCCTGCTGGGACAGAACGTGAACGCCTACCGTGGCCGCATGGGCGGCACCGCCGACATGGCCGACTTCGCCCTGCTGCTGGAGTACGTGGCCGAGATCCCCGGGGTGGAACGCATCCGCTACACCACCAGCCACCCGAATGAATTCACGCAGCGGCTGATCGATGTGTACGCCAAGCTGCCGCAACTGGTGAACCACCTGCACCTGCCGGTGCAGCACGGCAGCGACCGCATCCTGGCCGCCATGAAGCGCGGCTACACCACGCTGGAATACAAGAGCACCCTGCGCAAGCTGCGCGCGGTGCGGCCAGACATCAGCCTGTCCTCGGACTTCATCGTCGGCTACCCCGGCGAAACCGAGGACGACCACGCCAAGACGCTGAAATTGATCGAAGACATTGGCTTCGACGCATCCTTCAGCTTTGTCTTCAGCCCCCGCCCGGGCACGCCCGCCGCGGCCCTGACCGACGACACCCCGCAGGCCCTGAAGCTGAAGCGCCTGCAGCAGTTGCAGGCCCTGCTGGAAAGCAACGTGCGGCGCATCAGCGCCAGCCGCGAAGGCACGGTGCAACGCATCCTGGTGGAAGGCCCCAGCCGCAAGGACCCGAACGAACTGATGGGCCGCACCGAATGCAACCGCATCGTCAACTTCGCCGGCGCGGCCCGGCTGGTGGGTCAGATGGTGGACGTCCGCATCACCCAGGCCCTGCCGCACTCGCTGCGCGGCGAGGTGCTGGTGCGCGAAGGCGTCACGGCAGCTTGA
- a CDS encoding hypothetical protein (manually curated), whose protein sequence is MKSIIRRVVAASLAAVAAVSMAADPAPNGITLPEGYKDWRLISVSQRTDNNTIRAILGNDVAIQAARDGNTNPWPNGAILAKLVWKNAKNDKWEAAIEPGAFVHAEFMLKDSAKHAATGGWGYARWLGADQKPYGKDAGFAQECVGCHTPVKDRDWVYTHPIKLP, encoded by the coding sequence ATGAAATCCATCATCCGTCGTGTTGTTGCTGCCTCACTGGCGGCTGTCGCCGCCGTTTCCATGGCCGCCGACCCCGCGCCCAACGGCATCACCCTGCCCGAGGGCTACAAGGACTGGCGCCTGATCAGCGTGAGCCAGCGCACCGACAACAACACCATCCGCGCCATCCTGGGCAATGACGTGGCCATCCAGGCGGCCCGCGATGGCAACACCAACCCCTGGCCCAACGGCGCCATCCTGGCCAAGCTGGTGTGGAAGAACGCCAAGAACGACAAGTGGGAAGCCGCCATCGAGCCCGGTGCCTTTGTGCACGCCGAGTTCATGCTGAAGGACAGCGCCAAGCACGCTGCCACCGGCGGCTGGGGCTATGCGCGCTGGCTGGGCGCGGACCAGAAGCCCTATGGCAAGGACGCCGGCTTCGCCCAGGAATGCGTGGGCTGCCACACCCCGGTGAAGGACCGGGACTGGGTCTACACCCACCCCATCAAGCTGCCGTGA
- a CDS encoding glutamyl-tRNA reductase (PFAM: Glutamyl-tRNAGlu reductase, N-terminal domain; Shikimate / quinate 5-dehydrogenase; Glutamyl-tRNAGlu reductase, dimerisation domain~TIGRFAM: glutamyl-tRNA reductase): MSVFALGLNHTTAPVDLRGRFAFAPDQLSPALRGFRERLTQAMPEAAILSTCNRTELYVAADRAPSRELVRPALDWLAGHGGVTAHQLEAHTYVLEQRDAARHAFRVASGLDSMVLGEAQILGQMKQAVREADSAGTLGTTLHQLFQRSFSVAKEVRTSTEIGAHSISMAAASVRLAAQLFEDLADIHVLFVGAGEMIELVATHFAARTPKTMAVANRTLERGEKLASRFGATALRLADLPGKLHEYDAVISCTASTLPIIGLGAVKSALKARRHRPMFMVDLAVPRDIEPEVAKLDDIYLYTVDDLSALVQSAGEKRQAAVQQAEAIIDAGVQSFSHWLDQRASVPLIQALNSQADVWRAAEIARARKALAKGADVEQVLETLSRGLTQKLLHGTLAELRSTDGEQRGELAETVSRLFLRGTTRNPSDDGR, encoded by the coding sequence ATGAGCGTTTTCGCGCTGGGCCTGAACCACACCACCGCGCCGGTCGACCTGCGTGGGCGGTTCGCGTTTGCGCCCGACCAGCTGTCGCCGGCCCTGCGCGGCTTCCGCGAACGCCTGACCCAGGCCATGCCCGAAGCGGCCATCCTGTCCACCTGCAACCGCACCGAACTGTACGTGGCCGCCGACCGCGCCCCATCGCGTGAACTGGTGCGCCCGGCCCTGGACTGGCTGGCCGGGCACGGTGGTGTCACCGCCCACCAGTTGGAGGCCCACACCTACGTGCTGGAGCAGCGCGACGCCGCGCGCCACGCCTTTCGCGTGGCCTCGGGGCTGGATTCGATGGTGCTGGGCGAAGCCCAGATCCTGGGCCAGATGAAGCAGGCGGTGCGCGAGGCCGATTCCGCCGGCACCCTGGGCACCACGCTGCACCAGCTGTTCCAGCGCAGCTTCTCGGTGGCCAAGGAAGTGCGCACCTCCACCGAGATCGGCGCGCATTCCATCAGCATGGCCGCCGCCTCGGTGCGTCTGGCCGCGCAGTTGTTCGAAGACCTGGCCGACATCCATGTGCTGTTCGTCGGCGCCGGCGAGATGATCGAGTTGGTGGCCACTCACTTTGCAGCCCGCACGCCCAAGACCATGGCGGTGGCCAACCGCACCCTGGAGCGCGGTGAAAAGCTGGCCAGCCGCTTCGGCGCCACCGCGCTGCGCCTGGCCGACCTGCCGGGCAAGCTGCACGAGTACGACGCGGTCATTTCCTGCACCGCCAGCACCCTGCCCATCATCGGCCTGGGCGCGGTGAAAAGCGCGCTGAAGGCACGCCGCCACCGCCCCATGTTCATGGTGGACCTGGCCGTGCCGCGCGACATCGAGCCCGAAGTCGCCAAGCTGGACGACATCTACCTCTACACCGTGGACGACCTGTCGGCCCTGGTGCAAAGCGCGGGCGAAAAACGCCAGGCCGCGGTGCAGCAGGCCGAGGCCATCATCGACGCCGGCGTGCAGAGCTTCAGCCACTGGCTGGACCAGCGCGCCAGCGTGCCGCTGATCCAGGCGCTGAATTCGCAGGCCGATGTCTGGCGCGCGGCCGAGATCGCGCGCGCCCGCAAGGCCCTGGCCAAGGGCGCCGACGTGGAACAGGTGCTGGAAACCCTGAGCCGGGGCCTGACCCAGAAGCTGCTGCACGGCACCCTGGCCGAACTGCGCAGCACCGACGGCGAACAGCGCGGTGAACTGGCCGAGACCGTCTCGCGCCTGTTCCTGCGCGGCACCACGCGCAACCCGTCCGACGACGGGCGTTAG
- a CDS encoding peptide chain release factor 1 (PFAM: PCRF domain; RF-1 domain~TIGRFAM: peptide chain release factor 1), with protein MKDSLRQQLDRLEMRLAELDASLADPTVVADMKRYRALSREQSEANALVQRWRAFRQREADTETAQALLDDPEMGAMAKEEIAAAQADLQRLQDEIQQALLPRDPDDERNAFVEIRAGTGGEESALFAGDLARLYLRYCERQGWRTELMSESASDLGGYKEVVIRVEGERVYEKLRFESGGHRVQRVPATEAQGRIHTSACTVAVMPEPDEAAEVTINPSELRIDTFRASGAGGQHVNKTDSAIRITHLPTGIVAECQDDRSQHRNKAKAMAVLLARLRDREQQERHAKEAHLRKSLVGSGDRSDRIRTYNFPQGRLTDHRINLTLYKLGAIMEGELDDVVAGLQAARAQEQLAALEAGA; from the coding sequence ATGAAAGACAGCCTGCGCCAGCAACTGGACCGCCTGGAAATGCGCCTGGCCGAACTGGACGCCAGCTTGGCCGACCCCACGGTGGTGGCGGACATGAAGCGCTACCGGGCGCTGTCGCGCGAACAGTCCGAGGCCAACGCGCTGGTGCAGCGCTGGCGCGCCTTCCGCCAACGCGAGGCCGACACCGAAACCGCCCAGGCCCTGCTGGACGACCCCGAAATGGGCGCCATGGCCAAGGAGGAAATCGCCGCCGCGCAGGCCGACCTGCAACGGCTGCAGGACGAAATCCAGCAGGCCCTGCTGCCGCGCGACCCGGACGACGAGCGCAACGCCTTCGTCGAAATCCGCGCGGGTACCGGCGGCGAAGAAAGTGCGCTGTTCGCCGGCGACCTGGCGCGCCTGTACCTGCGCTACTGCGAACGCCAGGGCTGGCGCACCGAACTGATGAGCGAAAGCGCCAGCGACCTGGGCGGCTACAAGGAAGTGGTGATCCGCGTGGAAGGCGAGCGCGTGTACGAGAAACTGCGCTTCGAATCCGGCGGCCACCGCGTGCAGCGCGTGCCGGCCACCGAAGCGCAGGGGCGCATCCACACATCGGCCTGCACCGTGGCCGTGATGCCCGAGCCAGACGAAGCTGCCGAAGTCACCATCAACCCGTCCGAGTTGCGCATCGACACCTTCCGCGCCAGCGGCGCCGGCGGCCAGCACGTGAACAAGACCGACAGCGCCATCCGCATCACCCACCTGCCCACCGGCATCGTGGCCGAATGCCAGGACGACCGCAGCCAGCACCGCAACAAGGCCAAGGCCATGGCGGTGTTGCTGGCGCGCCTGCGCGACCGTGAACAGCAGGAGCGCCACGCCAAGGAAGCGCACTTGCGCAAGAGCCTGGTGGGCAGCGGCGACCGCAGCGACCGCATCCGCACCTACAACTTCCCGCAGGGCCGGCTCACCGACCACCGCATCAACCTCACGCTGTACAAGCTGGGCGCCATCATGGAAGGCGAACTGGACGACGTGGTCGCCGGCCTGCAGGCCGCGCGCGCGCAGGAACAACTGGCCGCGCTGGAAGCCGGCGCCTGA
- a CDS encoding protein-(glutamine-N5) methyltransferase, release factor-specific (PFAM: Methyltransferase small domain~TIGRFAM: HemK family putative methylases; protein-(glutamine-N5) methyltransferase, release factor-specific), with amino-acid sequence MAGLSVAAALAQAAAAGLDRLSAQRLLGRALGRPREWLIAHDDALLTPAQAARFLDDAARRADGVPLAYLLGEREFHGLALQVGPAVLDPRPDTEALVDWALDVLGHRPAATVADLGTGSGAIALALAAAAAQRDTNWQVHASDASPAALAMAQANAQRLGLPVHFATGSWWQAWPRLGFDLVASNPPYIAADDPHLPALKHEPRMALVSGPDGLDDIRQIVAGAPQHLNPGAWLLLEHGWQQADAVAALLAQAGFGDVQHRLDLAGHRRCTGGRWR; translated from the coding sequence ATGGCTGGCCTCAGCGTCGCCGCCGCCCTGGCCCAGGCCGCCGCCGCCGGCTTGGACCGCCTGAGCGCCCAGCGCCTGCTGGGCCGGGCGCTGGGCCGGCCGCGCGAATGGCTGATCGCCCACGACGACGCGCTGCTCACGCCCGCGCAAGCCGCACGGTTCCTGGACGATGCCGCGCGCCGTGCCGACGGCGTGCCGCTGGCCTACCTGCTGGGCGAACGTGAATTCCACGGCCTGGCGCTGCAGGTGGGCCCCGCCGTGCTGGACCCCCGACCCGACACCGAAGCCCTGGTGGACTGGGCGCTGGACGTCCTGGGCCACCGCCCCGCCGCGACCGTGGCCGACCTGGGCACCGGCAGCGGCGCCATCGCGCTGGCACTGGCCGCGGCTGCGGCGCAGCGCGACACCAACTGGCAGGTGCACGCCAGCGACGCCAGCCCGGCGGCCCTGGCCATGGCCCAGGCCAACGCCCAGCGCCTGGGCCTGCCGGTCCACTTCGCGACGGGCTCGTGGTGGCAGGCCTGGCCGCGGCTGGGCTTCGACCTGGTGGCAAGCAACCCGCCCTACATCGCCGCCGACGACCCGCACCTGCCCGCCCTGAAGCACGAACCCCGCATGGCCCTGGTTTCGGGTCCCGACGGCCTGGACGACATCCGCCAGATCGTGGCCGGTGCGCCACAGCACCTGAACCCCGGCGCTTGGCTGCTGCTGGAACACGGCTGGCAGCAGGCCGATGCGGTGGCCGCGCTGCTGGCGCAGGCCGGTTTCGGGGACGTCCAGCACCGGCTGGACCTGGCCGGCCACCGCCGCTGCACCGGCGGCCGGTGGCGCTGA